One region of Salinirubrum litoreum genomic DNA includes:
- a CDS encoding DUF7521 family protein → MTVAGSAVDLLFLPTWAALALYLVTIPLGLLVGALALRGFGRSDRRTARLLAVGLVLLTTVDALLGLTVGIGSVTVFERVPGIVRETVQLLGICCILYAIYAPTRQTGDDRSVGEPVDSESDDLDSEAKTTDSGGVER, encoded by the coding sequence ATGACTGTCGCTGGTTCGGCCGTCGACCTGCTGTTCCTGCCGACGTGGGCCGCGCTCGCGCTGTACCTCGTGACCATCCCGCTGGGTCTGCTGGTCGGTGCGCTGGCGCTCCGAGGGTTCGGTCGGTCCGATCGCCGGACAGCCCGCCTGCTCGCAGTCGGACTCGTCCTGCTGACGACGGTAGACGCGCTGCTCGGTCTGACGGTCGGTATCGGGAGCGTGACCGTGTTCGAGCGCGTTCCCGGTATCGTCCGGGAGACGGTCCAACTGCTCGGCATCTGTTGTATCCTCTACGCAATCTACGCCCCGACGCGACAGACTGGCGACGACCGGTCGGTCGGTGAGCCGGTCGACTCGGAGAGCGACGATCTCGATTCAGAGGCTAAAACGACTGATTCCGGAGGTGTTGAGCGATGA
- a CDS encoding ArsR/SmtB family transcription factor: MGDGDDLASVTAVLDDEYARSILAATSRESLGATELADRIDADVSTVYRRLDRLESLDLVTTSIDVRRDGHHAKRYQARLRRVTVELRDGEFHVDVDRERDDPADRLTDLFEELR; encoded by the coding sequence ATGGGCGACGGCGACGACCTCGCGTCGGTCACGGCGGTTCTCGACGACGAGTACGCCCGGTCCATCCTCGCGGCTACCAGTCGCGAGTCACTCGGCGCGACCGAACTCGCCGACCGAATCGACGCTGACGTGTCGACCGTCTACCGCCGTCTCGACCGACTGGAGTCGCTCGATCTCGTGACGACCAGCATCGACGTGCGCCGGGACGGCCACCACGCCAAACGCTACCAGGCGCGACTTCGGCGTGTCACCGTCGAGTTGCGCGACGGCGAGTTCCACGTCGACGTGGACCGGGAGCGCGACGACCCGGCCGACCGACTGACCGACCTGTTCGAGGAACTCAGATGA
- a CDS encoding helix-turn-helix domain-containing protein, which yields MTERDLLDPRDDDTAHDGFDVLSEPLRLDILRALARRVRDYPDDPVIGFADLRRAVGSPDSGNFNYHLNQLTGRFVTQTDDGYRITATGMQVVAAVSVGVYGEQRRMGPTDLPDPCPVCDATLTAEYDTGLLDVRCPNGHEFRHPLPPGAVDERSLDEVVELFWLRTRQTLERAVEGVCPFCYARLSWSVGTEFDDDQPSFRNQCDRCGAQLWVPAFALLLTHPTTISCYHDHGVDIRRRSLWAAEFYRNLAVTVTDTDPVRIEVRLDVADERLVAVVADDLTILDVERRKRV from the coding sequence ATGACGGAGCGGGACCTGTTGGATCCACGCGACGACGACACCGCACACGACGGGTTCGACGTGTTGAGCGAGCCACTGCGACTCGACATCCTCCGGGCGCTGGCACGTCGTGTCCGCGACTACCCGGACGACCCGGTGATCGGGTTCGCCGACCTCCGGCGGGCGGTCGGCAGTCCCGACTCGGGGAACTTCAACTACCATCTGAACCAACTGACCGGACGGTTCGTCACCCAGACCGACGACGGCTACCGGATCACCGCGACGGGGATGCAGGTGGTCGCGGCCGTCTCGGTCGGCGTCTACGGCGAACAGCGTCGGATGGGGCCGACCGACCTGCCCGACCCCTGCCCGGTGTGTGACGCGACACTGACCGCCGAGTACGACACGGGACTGCTCGACGTGAGGTGTCCGAACGGCCACGAGTTCCGCCATCCACTGCCGCCGGGTGCCGTCGACGAGCGCTCGCTCGACGAGGTCGTCGAGTTGTTCTGGCTCCGGACGCGCCAGACGCTCGAACGCGCGGTCGAGGGGGTCTGTCCGTTCTGTTACGCACGGCTGTCGTGGTCCGTCGGCACCGAGTTCGACGACGACCAGCCGAGTTTCCGGAACCAATGTGACCGGTGCGGTGCGCAACTCTGGGTGCCCGCCTTCGCCCTCCTGCTTACACATCCGACGACCATCTCGTGCTACCACGACCACGGAGTCGATATCAGACGACGCTCTCTGTGGGCCGCCGAGTTCTACCGGAACCTCGCCGTGACGGTCACCGACACCGATCCAGTCAGGATCGAAGTTCGACTGGACGTGGCCGACGAACGACTGGTCGCTGTCGTCGCCGACGATCTCACGATCCTCGATGTCGAGCGCCGGAAACGAGTGTGA